One genomic region from Cydia amplana chromosome Z, ilCydAmpl1.1, whole genome shotgun sequence encodes:
- the LOC134661006 gene encoding innexin inx2 codes for MFDVFGSVKGLLKLDSVCIDNNVFRLHYKATVIILIAFSLLVTSRQYIGDPIDCIVDEIPLSVMDTYCWIYSTFTIPNRLTGTVGHDMAYPGVAMHVNGQDEVKYHKYYQWVCFVLFFQAILFYVPRYLWKTWEGGRIKMLVLDLNCPIVEEESKCDRKKLLVDYFHANLHTQNFYAFRFFICEVLNFINVVGQIYFMNFFLDGEFWTYGRDVVSFTEMEPEERTDPMARVFPKMTKCTFHKYGPSGTVQKFDGLCVLPLNIVNEKIYVFLWFWFIILSILSGISLIYRAVVVAGPKVRLYLLRARSRLAPQEQVESVSRKLQIGDWFVLYQLGKNIDPLIYKELMVELSEKFEEAKDSVVA; via the coding sequence ATGTTTGACGTTTTCGGCTCCGTCAAGGGCCTCCTCAAGCTCGACTCCGTCTGCATCGACAACAATGTGTTCCGACTCCACTACAAAGCCACAGTGATCATACTTATCGCCTTCTCTTTGTTGGTCACCTCCCGACAATACATCGGCGACCCGATAGATTGTATTGTCGACGAAATACCCCTCTCTGTTATGGACACGTACTGTTGGATTTACTCGACGTTCACGATCCCGAACCGGCTCACGGGCACCGTCGGACACGACATGGCGTATCCGGGCGTTGCGATGCACGTCAACGGCCAAGATGAAGTTAAATACCACAAGTATTACCAGTGGGTGTGTTTTGTGCTGTTCTTCCAAGCTATTTTGTTCTACGTGCCCCGTTATCTGTGGAAGACATGGGAGGGCGGGCGCATAAAGATGCTCGTTCTCGATCTAAACTGCCCTATCGTCGAGGAAGAGAGCAAATGCGACCGCAAGAAGCTTCTAGTCGACTATTTCCACGCGAACCTGCACACGCAAAATTTCTACGCGTTCCGCTTCTTCATATGCGAAGTGTTGAACTTTATCAACGTGGTGGGACAGATATATTTCATGAATTTCTTCCTGGACGGCGAGTTCTGGACGTACGGCCGTGATGTGGTGAGTTTCACCGAGATGGAGCCAGAGGAGCGTACCGACCCGATGGCGCGCGTGTTCCCAAAGATGACGAAATGCACATTCCACAAGTACGGTCCCTCTGGCACGGTGCAGAAGTTCGACGGGCTGTGCGTGCTGCCGCTGAACATCGTGAACGAGAAGATCTACGTGTTCCTATGGTTCTGGTTTATCATCCTTTCTATTCTGAGCGGCATATCTCTGATATATCGCGCGGTGGTGGTCGCCGGGCCGAAGGTTCGTCTGTACCTGCTCCGCGCCCGCAGCCGCCTCGCCCCGCAAGAGCAGGTAGAATCCGTTTCCCGTAAACTTCAAATAGGGGATTGGTTCGTCCTTTACCAGCTCGGAAAGAACATCGATCCTCTAATTTACAAAGAACTGATGGTGGAGTTGTCGGAAAAGTTCGAGGAAGCGAAGGATTCGGTTGTCGCGTAA